From a region of the Candidatus Zixiibacteriota bacterium genome:
- the atpE gene encoding ATP synthase F0 subunit C, protein MDYQATLGLAAPLAVGLAAIGSGLGIGKAVGSAMEAMGRQPEAAGKIQTAMIIGAAFIEALTIYVFIVFILASGKLG, encoded by the coding sequence ATGGATTATCAGGCAACACTGGGTCTGGCCGCTCCGCTCGCCGTTGGGCTGGCCGCTATCGGTTCTGGTCTTGGTATTGGCAAAGCCGTAGGTTCCGCGATGGAAGCCATGGGACGTCAGCCGGAAGCCGCCGGAAAGATTCAGACCGCGATGATTATCGGTGCTGCATTTATCGAAGCGCTGACCATCTACGTGTTTATTGTCTTCATCCT